A region from the Desulfitobacterium dehalogenans ATCC 51507 genome encodes:
- a CDS encoding 4Fe-4S dicluster domain-containing protein, translating to MRYGMAIDLKRCIGCHTCSVACKQANNLPNHIWWNRVLTMGGESIDTAEGSYPNVKMQYLTVNCQHCENPPCTKACPVGATYKRKEDGIVIQDYDKCIGCRMCMVACPYNARSFNWSKPEYYVDHAVGDIDAPAHQYNVVEKCTFCVHRIAKGEKPACMVYCPGRARYWGDLDDPNSEVSKAIQGRSYVKLLEEKGTKPSTFYLT from the coding sequence ATGCGTTATGGAATGGCCATTGATTTAAAGCGCTGTATCGGCTGTCACACCTGCTCCGTAGCTTGCAAGCAGGCCAATAATTTGCCGAACCATATTTGGTGGAACCGGGTGCTGACCATGGGCGGGGAAAGTATCGATACGGCGGAAGGCTCTTATCCCAATGTAAAAATGCAGTATTTAACGGTAAACTGCCAGCATTGTGAAAACCCGCCCTGCACCAAGGCCTGCCCGGTAGGTGCTACGTATAAAAGAAAAGAAGACGGCATTGTCATCCAGGATTATGACAAATGCATCGGTTGCCGGATGTGCATGGTGGCTTGCCCTTATAATGCCCGCAGCTTTAACTGGAGCAAACCGGAGTATTATGTGGACCACGCCGTGGGAGATATTGACGCCCCGGCCCATCAATACAATGTGGTGGAAAAATGCACCTTCTGTGTGCACCGGATTGCCAAAGGAGAAAAACCCGCCTGTATGGTGTATTGTCCGGGCCGCGCCCGCTACTGGGGAGATCTCGATGATCCGAACAGCGAAGTAAGCAAGGCCATCCAAGGCCGCAGCTACGTCAAATTGCTCGAAGAAAAGGGTACCAAACCCTCCACCTT